From a single Paenibacillus sp. FSL R5-0345 genomic region:
- a CDS encoding Gfo/Idh/MocA family protein: MTIRFGVIGTNFITDRFVQAGLENEEFILTAVYSRTMEKGQAFAAKYAGATIYTNLEDMVSSKDVDAIYIASPNSMHAEQAIMCLNHGKHVLCEKPAASNSAELRAMIEAAKNNDVLLVEAMKSTFMPNFGVIRDNLYKIGQVRRYFASYCQYSSRYDAYRQGTVLNAFNPAFSNGSLMDLGVYCLYPMVVLFGKPNSVQAVGLMLSSGVDGEGSIVMQYDDMDAVVMHSKIADSYLPAEIQGESGTMVIDKINQPYQVKIQYRDGTVEELTQPQVFESMYYEVEEFINLIKNGDRESRINTHANSLAVAEVMEEARAQIGLRYAADL, from the coding sequence ATGACAATTCGTTTCGGGGTCATTGGAACAAACTTTATTACAGACCGCTTCGTGCAAGCCGGCTTGGAGAATGAGGAGTTTATCCTGACAGCCGTGTACTCCCGCACAATGGAGAAAGGTCAGGCCTTTGCTGCAAAATATGCTGGAGCTACAATTTATACGAATTTGGAAGATATGGTTTCCAGTAAAGATGTCGATGCTATATACATTGCAAGCCCGAACTCCATGCATGCTGAGCAGGCGATTATGTGCTTAAATCATGGCAAGCACGTGCTCTGTGAGAAACCAGCTGCCTCAAACAGTGCGGAGCTAAGAGCAATGATTGAAGCTGCGAAGAACAATGATGTGTTGTTGGTAGAAGCAATGAAATCGACATTCATGCCGAATTTCGGAGTGATCAGAGACAATTTGTATAAAATCGGCCAAGTTCGCCGTTATTTCGCGAGTTATTGTCAATACTCATCGAGATATGATGCTTATCGGCAGGGAACGGTGTTAAATGCTTTTAATCCGGCCTTCTCTAACGGCTCGCTCATGGATCTTGGTGTTTATTGCTTGTATCCTATGGTAGTGTTGTTCGGGAAACCGAATTCTGTACAGGCTGTGGGTCTTATGCTATCTTCTGGTGTGGATGGTGAAGGAAGTATTGTTATGCAATACGATGATATGGACGCAGTTGTGATGCATTCCAAGATCGCTGATTCCTATCTACCAGCCGAGATTCAAGGGGAAAGTGGTACCATGGTGATCGATAAGATCAACCAGCCTTACCAAGTGAAGATTCAGTATCGCGATGGAACCGTCGAGGAGCTTACGCAGCCTCAGGTGTTCGAGTCTATGTATTATGAGGTTGAGGAATTTATTAACTTAATTAAGAACGGTGACCGGGAAAGCAGAATTAACACGCATGCAAATTCCTTGGCGGTAGCAGAGGTTATGGAGGAAGCCAGAGCACAAATCGGCCTCCGCTATGCCGCAGATCTATAA
- a CDS encoding radical SAM/SPASM domain-containing protein yields MKTFKKVYIEITSVCNLACSFCPPTARTKNFMKLDTFNTILDEIKPHSNHIYLHVKGEPLLHPKIGELLDAAHAKGFKVNITTNGTLIHKAGPKILGKPALRQMNFSLHSFDGHEGSENREGYLSEIISFVREASAQGVIISFRLWNLTEDNLTNLEKNRNRETLAVLEEAFNLDFKIEEKVVPGSGVKVAPRVYLNQDHEFRWPALNEPEDDGKGFCHALRSQAAILVDGTVVPCCLDGEGVINLGNIHETPFSEIVEGERANNLFYGFSRREAVEELCRKCGYRQRFGT; encoded by the coding sequence TTGAAGACTTTTAAAAAGGTATACATTGAGATAACAAGCGTCTGCAACCTGGCCTGCAGCTTTTGTCCACCAACCGCCCGAACGAAGAACTTTATGAAGCTCGATACTTTTAATACGATATTAGATGAAATTAAGCCACATAGTAATCATATTTACCTTCACGTAAAAGGTGAGCCATTGCTGCATCCCAAGATTGGTGAGCTGCTGGATGCGGCACATGCCAAAGGGTTCAAGGTCAATATTACTACCAATGGTACGTTAATTCATAAGGCTGGCCCTAAGATTCTAGGCAAACCTGCACTACGACAGATGAACTTCTCTCTGCATAGCTTTGATGGACATGAAGGATCTGAGAACCGCGAAGGGTATTTGTCGGAGATTATTTCTTTTGTACGAGAAGCCTCCGCGCAAGGGGTCATTATTTCCTTCCGGCTGTGGAATTTAACGGAGGATAATCTGACCAATCTGGAGAAAAATCGGAACCGTGAGACCCTTGCTGTGCTGGAGGAAGCCTTTAACCTTGATTTCAAGATCGAAGAAAAGGTTGTACCTGGCAGCGGCGTCAAGGTTGCCCCACGGGTATATCTCAATCAGGACCATGAGTTCCGTTGGCCTGCACTGAACGAGCCGGAAGATGACGGAAAAGGGTTCTGTCATGCGCTGCGCAGCCAAGCGGCAATCCTTGTGGATGGTACCGTTGTACCGTGCTGTCTGGATGGTGAAGGCGTCATTAACCTCGGAAACATTCATGAGACTCCGTTCTCAGAAATCGTAGAGGGTGAACGAGCGAACAATCTATTTTACGGGTTCTCTCGTAGAGAGGCGGTAGAAGAGCTGTGCCGCAAGTGCGGATATCGGCAACGGTTCGGAACTTAA
- a CDS encoding class I SAM-dependent methyltransferase, translated as MLKSLEAITLYREGVQEHLEDHLWLKLIVQAEEQIVNLERVASLEELDHRNSVLDYVERSLRILNQLPCSIWVKELVEETLIWSESAKGGTLKERLLWQEEGINCFVHNIGSAQLYERHSGRTVSEKGAMVQRLIETHGLIGQQIRGEVPPEVNKPLHDIVEAQLLTAEELERLLTVLNQCVIGAVSPELWLNVEHEVKQLIALISSGELASPMPMKERLRRMRLGPISRGEDFTTEWAKLMHEGFHAERLDALSKITFWYVESALQTFSLEQFLKLMILAAHRAQNESLNHISFEHVMNSIYYDYKGVKKINVYKKRVIEKYLSELTWEDIEQGTLPAENPHLMLRQYAKEHLPDTVFFQFQFSAAAEKLIEFCMEAEKSPLYERAVLLLFDLFELRRDAFDRFHNEDTYLSQMNNTADYKAVILEHVTGQKVLDIGPGGGVLLDLLEERMPDVTPIGIDISSNVVEALRQRKQREGRQWEVLQGDALNLKDFVVAGTVDTVIFSSILHELYSYVPFNFKKFNHDTVSAALRSAFDVLSAGGVIIIRDGIMTEPPSLLRRVRFLEEDGLVWLERYAKDFAGRQIQYQRLEAQEVLMPVNDAMEFLYTYTWGEEAYIHEVQEQFGYFTPTEFASFIEQNLGKQAKIEVFRHYLQEGYTEALCDRVRFMDESGQEVALPDSTCFIVIRKE; from the coding sequence ATGCTGAAATCGTTGGAAGCTATCACCTTATACCGTGAAGGCGTGCAAGAACATTTAGAAGATCATCTCTGGCTGAAGCTTATTGTTCAAGCGGAGGAGCAAATTGTAAATCTGGAACGTGTGGCATCTTTGGAGGAGCTGGACCACAGGAATTCTGTGCTGGACTATGTGGAACGCAGTCTGAGGATTCTGAATCAACTTCCCTGTTCGATTTGGGTAAAAGAGCTTGTAGAAGAAACATTAATTTGGTCAGAATCGGCTAAAGGCGGCACATTGAAGGAGCGCTTACTTTGGCAGGAGGAAGGCATTAACTGTTTTGTACATAATATTGGTTCCGCTCAGTTATATGAAAGGCATTCGGGCAGGACAGTCTCCGAGAAAGGCGCAATGGTTCAACGACTTATTGAAACCCATGGGCTAATAGGACAGCAAATTCGTGGGGAGGTCCCACCAGAAGTGAATAAGCCGCTGCATGATATTGTAGAAGCGCAGCTGCTGACGGCGGAGGAACTGGAACGGTTGCTGACGGTACTTAATCAGTGCGTTATCGGCGCTGTGTCCCCCGAGCTCTGGCTGAATGTAGAGCATGAAGTGAAACAGCTTATCGCTCTGATTTCATCCGGTGAACTTGCTAGTCCAATGCCGATGAAAGAAAGACTGCGCAGAATGCGGCTGGGTCCGATCTCCAGAGGGGAGGATTTCACTACGGAATGGGCAAAGCTGATGCACGAAGGCTTCCATGCGGAACGATTGGACGCCTTAAGTAAGATTACCTTCTGGTATGTGGAATCAGCACTGCAGACCTTTTCGCTGGAGCAATTTCTGAAGTTGATGATACTTGCTGCTCATAGGGCCCAGAATGAATCCCTAAATCATATCAGCTTCGAGCATGTCATGAACAGCATTTACTACGACTACAAGGGTGTTAAGAAGATCAACGTTTATAAGAAGCGGGTTATCGAAAAATATTTATCGGAGCTTACATGGGAGGATATCGAACAAGGGACTTTGCCTGCTGAGAACCCGCATCTAATGCTTCGTCAATATGCTAAGGAGCATCTGCCAGACACGGTGTTTTTCCAGTTCCAATTCTCGGCAGCAGCAGAGAAGCTGATTGAATTTTGTATGGAAGCTGAAAAGTCGCCTTTGTATGAACGTGCAGTATTGCTGTTGTTCGACCTGTTCGAGCTGCGGAGGGACGCATTCGACCGTTTTCATAATGAAGATACCTACTTAAGTCAGATGAATAATACAGCAGATTATAAAGCCGTAATTCTAGAACATGTTACTGGTCAAAAAGTGCTTGATATCGGTCCGGGCGGCGGTGTGCTGCTGGATTTGTTGGAAGAGCGTATGCCAGATGTCACCCCTATCGGTATTGATATATCGAGCAATGTAGTGGAAGCTCTGCGGCAGCGTAAGCAGCGGGAAGGTCGTCAGTGGGAGGTCCTGCAGGGAGATGCGCTGAACCTTAAAGATTTCGTGGTGGCTGGAACAGTGGACACGGTAATCTTCTCTTCCATCTTGCATGAGCTATATTCTTATGTGCCGTTTAATTTTAAAAAGTTCAATCATGACACCGTCTCCGCAGCCCTGCGAAGTGCCTTTGATGTATTGTCAGCAGGTGGGGTTATCATTATTCGTGATGGGATTATGACCGAACCCCCATCATTGCTGAGGAGAGTTCGCTTTCTGGAAGAGGACGGTCTGGTGTGGCTGGAGCGATATGCGAAGGATTTTGCCGGACGTCAGATTCAGTATCAAAGATTAGAGGCGCAAGAAGTTCTTATGCCCGTTAATGATGCCATGGAATTTTTATATACGTATACTTGGGGCGAAGAAGCTTACATTCATGAGGTCCAAGAACAGTTTGGATACTTTACCCCTACGGAGTTCGCCTCATTTATTGAGCAGAATTTAGGAAAGCAGGCGAAGATTGAAGTCTTCCGGCATTACTTGCAAGAAGGGTATACCGAAGCACTGTGCGACAGAGTAAGATTCATGGATGAGAGCGGACAGGAAG